A stretch of Schistocerca cancellata isolate TAMUIC-IGC-003103 chromosome 3, iqSchCanc2.1, whole genome shotgun sequence DNA encodes these proteins:
- the LOC126175548 gene encoding N-alpha-acetyltransferase 10, translating into MNIRCAKPEDLMNMQHCNLLCLPENYQMKYYFYHGLSWPQLSYVAEDEKGQIVGYVLAKMEEDSEDNPHGHITSLAVKRSHRRLGLAQKLMDQASRAMVECFNAKYVSLHVRKSNRAALNLYTTTLKFTISEIEPKYYADGEDAYAMKRDLSLFAAQMPSCDTNTTIDTKNVDDKVLSERL; encoded by the coding sequence atgAATATACGATGCGCGAAACCGGAAGACCTGATGAACATGCAGCATTGTAATTTATTGTGTCTGCCAGAGAATTATCAAATGAAATATTACTTTTATCATGGTTTGTCATGGCCTCAACTAAGTTACGTAGCAGAAGACGAAAAGGGGCAGATTGTAGGTTACGTGCTCGCTAAAATGGAAGAAGATAGTGAAGACAATCCTCATGGTCATATTACGTCGTTAGCGGTAAAACGTTCACATCGAAGACTAGGTCTGGCTCAGAAATTAATGGACCAGGCTTCAAGAGCAATGGTCGAGTGCTTTAACGCGAAGTATGTATCATTACACGTCAGGAAAAGTAACAGAGCTGCCCTAAATCTTTATACGACAACGCTCAAATTCACAATTTCTGAAATTGAACCTAAGTACTATGCCGATGGCGAAGATGCGTACGCTATGAAGAGGGATTTATCGTTATTTGCAGCCCAGATGCCTTCGTGTGATACAAACACAACCATTGACACCAAAAATGTTGATGATAAAGTTTTGTCAGAAAGATTGTGA